Proteins encoded in a region of the Armatimonadota bacterium genome:
- a CDS encoding acetate kinase: MNILVVNCGSSSVKYRLFSDSQERARGLIERVGSTETPNHMVAVQQMFAHLSEMEGGLPIEEIHAIGHRVVHGGEKFTGAVVITPEVIQAVEECANLAPLHNPPNLLGIRACMDLAPQAIQVAVFDTAFHHTLPPHAYLYALPYELREKYGIRRYGFHGTSHRYVSQRVIELLEQENALQAPSKVICCHLGNGSSITAVLDGKSVDTSMGMTPAEGLVMGTRSGDIDPAIILHLQRTLGWDADRIDRLINKEGGLLALAGVSDMRDVEARAAAGDTKAQTAFEVFCYRVIKYIGAYAAAMNGVHAIAFTAGIGENSAAVRSRVCASLGYLGVEIDEIANRKGKGERCISTPTSRVKIYVVPTDEERVIAEETRKLAQGLRS, translated from the coding sequence GTGAATATATTGGTAGTGAATTGCGGTAGTTCGTCGGTGAAATACCGCTTGTTCAGTGACTCGCAGGAGCGAGCGCGAGGTTTGATAGAGCGGGTAGGCAGCACAGAGACCCCAAATCACATGGTGGCAGTGCAGCAGATGTTCGCGCACCTCAGCGAGATGGAAGGTGGCTTGCCGATAGAAGAGATCCACGCCATTGGGCACCGCGTGGTACACGGCGGCGAAAAGTTCACAGGAGCGGTAGTGATTACGCCAGAGGTGATTCAGGCGGTGGAGGAGTGCGCCAACCTGGCTCCTCTACACAATCCACCTAACCTGTTAGGTATCCGTGCCTGCATGGATCTGGCGCCTCAGGCGATACAGGTAGCAGTGTTCGACACTGCTTTCCACCACACTCTGCCACCGCATGCTTACCTGTACGCCCTGCCCTATGAACTGCGCGAAAAATACGGTATCCGCCGATATGGCTTTCACGGCACGTCGCATCGCTACGTCTCGCAGCGAGTGATAGAGCTGCTGGAGCAGGAGAACGCTTTGCAAGCGCCCAGCAAAGTGATCTGCTGCCATCTGGGCAATGGAAGCAGTATCACCGCGGTGCTGGACGGTAAAAGCGTAGATACCAGCATGGGCATGACCCCTGCTGAGGGTCTGGTGATGGGAACCCGCTCCGGCGATATCGACCCGGCGATAATCCTGCACCTGCAACGCACGCTGGGCTGGGATGCAGACCGCATAGACCGCTTGATTAACAAAGAGGGCGGTTTGCTTGCGCTGGCGGGGGTGTCGGATATGCGCGATGTGGAGGCGCGCGCTGCCGCTGGAGATACTAAAGCGCAGACTGCTTTTGAGGTATTCTGTTACCGTGTTATCAAATACATCGGCGCGTACGCCGCTGCGATGAACGGCGTGCACGCCATTGCCTTCACAGCGGGTATTGGCGAGAATAGCGCGGCCGTGCGCAGCCGGGTGTGTGCCTCATTAGGGTATCTGGGCGTGGAGATCGACGAAATCGCCAACCGCAAGGGCAAGGGAGAAAGGTGTATCAGCACCCCCACATCTCGTGTCAAAATATATGTAGTGCCAACCGACGAGGAGCGCGTGATTGCCGAGGAGACACGCAAGCTGGCGCAGGGATTGCGAAGTTAA
- a CDS encoding phosphoglycerate mutase, translating into MAASSETRKAIVLIGDGMADRPHPALGGKTPIEAAHTPNMDRLAAEGETGLMDLIAPGVRVGSDTGHLALLGYDPYAVYTGRGPFEALGVGMEVRGGDIAFRCNFSTVDENMVVLDRRAGRITEGTDQLAAQVNGIFIEDVQVFFKESVAHRGALILRGPGLSPKITDADPHAEGEKVHEVQAIDPDDAAARRTARIVNQFVRISYEKLKDHPVNRKRIEQGLKPANIILPRGAGIAPSIPDFNTHHKLVGACVAETGLIKGIARFVGLKVLEVPEATGGLDSDVMAMGRKVAEALQEHTFVLCNVKGPDVAAHDHNPQAKVDIIQRIDAMLGWLLMQIDPATTFIVVSADHTTACSFGDHTGEPVPIVLWGPEVRTDEVTQFGERACARGGLGRIRGKDLVPMLTSLLNVQEKFGA; encoded by the coding sequence ATGGCAGCATCTTCCGAAACCCGCAAAGCGATTGTGCTTATCGGCGACGGGATGGCAGACCGGCCGCATCCCGCCTTAGGCGGCAAGACCCCTATCGAAGCCGCGCATACACCCAACATGGACCGCCTCGCCGCTGAGGGCGAAACGGGCTTGATGGACCTGATTGCGCCCGGCGTGCGCGTGGGCAGCGACACGGGGCATCTCGCTCTGCTGGGCTACGATCCCTACGCTGTATACACCGGACGCGGACCTTTCGAGGCGCTCGGCGTAGGGATGGAGGTGCGCGGAGGCGACATCGCCTTCCGTTGTAACTTCAGCACGGTGGACGAGAACATGGTGGTGCTGGACCGACGCGCCGGACGCATCACCGAAGGCACCGACCAGCTGGCGGCACAGGTGAACGGCATCTTTATCGAGGACGTGCAGGTGTTCTTTAAGGAGTCGGTGGCGCACCGAGGCGCGCTCATTCTGCGCGGGCCGGGGCTGTCGCCCAAAATCACCGATGCTGACCCGCACGCCGAGGGCGAAAAGGTACACGAGGTGCAGGCGATAGACCCCGATGACGCTGCCGCGCGACGCACCGCCCGCATCGTGAACCAGTTCGTGCGTATCAGCTACGAGAAGCTGAAGGACCACCCTGTGAATCGGAAGCGAATCGAGCAGGGCTTGAAACCTGCTAACATTATTCTGCCGCGCGGTGCTGGCATCGCACCCAGCATCCCCGACTTCAACACGCATCACAAGCTGGTTGGGGCATGCGTGGCGGAAACGGGACTGATTAAAGGCATTGCCCGCTTCGTGGGGCTGAAGGTACTGGAGGTACCCGAAGCCACTGGTGGGCTGGACAGCGACGTGATGGCGATGGGGCGCAAGGTGGCAGAAGCGCTACAGGAGCATACCTTCGTGCTGTGCAACGTGAAAGGACCTGATGTCGCCGCACACGACCACAACCCACAGGCGAAGGTGGATATCATCCAGCGTATCGATGCCATGCTGGGCTGGCTACTGATGCAGATTGACCCTGCTACCACCTTTATTGTGGTCTCCGCCGACCATACCACCGCCTGCTCCTTCGGCGACCATACGGGTGAGCCGGTTCCGATAGTGCTGTGGGGACCGGAAGTGCGCACCGATGAGGTCACACAGTTCGGCGAGCGGGCATGTGCACGGGGTGGTTTGGGACGCATCCGGGGCAAAGACCTTGTGCCGATGCTCACCAGCCTGTTGAACGTGCAGGAGAAGTTCGGTGCCTGA
- a CDS encoding oxidoreductase, whose product MAIEQWGIGIIGLGGIANVHLQAYHNAGLRVIGGADIDPERVKLMQQKWTLPIATTDVESLIAHPDVKIVDVAAPHFLHVREPIFRWAAQYGKALFVQKPLEQYYENAKKLVHIAEEAGIPLMVNQNSVFVPGFQAMERYLQEGAIGTPYYCQIENRSWSDLSGHPFYGKQERWVLSDMGVHHLALVVHWFGSWHSAYAIMGRDPSQKGTVGDTWNVMNIRFESGMQACIINNWCYRGHLPRPHSVEEVVIQGDKGAITGSSEDVVIVTVDPPAEIRPRFTGKWFPDAFSNAMLHYVRSLEEGKPYLCSGRHNLQVVALIEAGYRSVQEGREVTRKEIMGEDA is encoded by the coding sequence ATGGCGATCGAACAATGGGGCATTGGTATCATTGGGCTGGGCGGTATCGCCAACGTGCATCTTCAGGCATACCATAATGCTGGACTGAGGGTGATCGGTGGGGCGGATATCGACCCCGAACGGGTGAAGCTGATGCAGCAAAAGTGGACGTTGCCTATCGCTACCACCGATGTAGAATCTCTGATTGCCCATCCTGACGTCAAGATTGTGGATGTGGCAGCGCCGCATTTCCTGCACGTCCGCGAGCCGATTTTCCGCTGGGCAGCTCAGTACGGCAAAGCGCTGTTCGTGCAGAAACCGCTGGAGCAGTACTACGAGAACGCCAAAAAGCTGGTGCACATCGCCGAAGAGGCGGGTATCCCGCTGATGGTCAATCAGAACTCGGTGTTCGTGCCGGGCTTTCAGGCGATGGAGCGGTATCTGCAAGAGGGGGCTATCGGCACGCCGTACTACTGCCAGATAGAGAACCGCAGCTGGTCTGACCTGAGCGGACACCCCTTCTACGGCAAGCAGGAACGCTGGGTGCTTAGCGACATGGGTGTGCATCACCTTGCGCTGGTGGTGCACTGGTTCGGCAGCTGGCACAGCGCCTATGCCATTATGGGACGTGACCCATCGCAGAAAGGTACTGTTGGCGACACATGGAACGTGATGAACATCCGCTTTGAGAGTGGAATGCAGGCGTGCATCATCAACAACTGGTGCTATCGGGGGCATCTACCGCGTCCGCACTCTGTGGAAGAGGTGGTGATTCAGGGCGATAAGGGCGCGATAACAGGATCCAGCGAGGATGTGGTCATTGTCACCGTTGACCCACCCGCCGAGATACGTCCCCGCTTCACCGGCAAATGGTTTCCCGACGCCTTCAGCAACGCTATGTTGCACTACGTCCGCTCTCTGGAAGAGGGCAAGCCCTACCTGTGCAGCGGTAGACACAACCTGCAGGTGGTCGCACTGATCGAAGCAGGTTATCGCTCGGTGCAGGAAGGGCGTGAAGTCACCCGAAAAGAGATAATGGGCGAAGACGCTTGA
- the gpsA gene encoding glycerol-3-phosphate dehydrogenase [NAD(P)+] has translation MPELPSVAVLGAGSWGTALALLLGKKGVQVALWARDAGLAQAIRREGQNPRYLPGFALPPSVNPTSDVEYAVGEAEVLVFAVPAGALREVASTVRECLSAPRLIISAAKGLEADGSRPSQVLQATLGDRCGDLVVLSGPNLALELAREIPTATVVASSSPEAAKQAQTLFMHPSFRVYTNRDVTGVELGGALKNVLAIGAGISDGMGFGDNSKAAFVTRGLAEMVRLGVALGAEERTFMGLSGVGDLFATASSHLSRNWRVGHGLAQGKPLMQILQELKQVAEGVPTTFAVCGLAQRLGIEMPIAQTIRAVLDGRLNPRDAIRELMLRTPKEEWWSGRQEENAAG, from the coding sequence GTGCCTGAGTTGCCTTCGGTAGCGGTTTTAGGGGCGGGGAGCTGGGGCACTGCGCTGGCTCTGCTGCTCGGCAAGAAAGGGGTGCAGGTAGCGCTGTGGGCGCGCGATGCTGGGCTGGCGCAAGCCATTCGGCGCGAAGGTCAGAACCCGCGCTACCTGCCCGGCTTCGCTCTGCCCCCTTCGGTGAACCCCACCAGCGATGTGGAATATGCCGTTGGCGAGGCAGAGGTGCTGGTGTTCGCCGTGCCTGCTGGCGCACTGCGCGAGGTGGCATCCACTGTCCGAGAATGCCTCTCTGCTCCACGACTGATTATCTCCGCCGCGAAAGGCTTGGAAGCAGACGGCAGTCGCCCCTCCCAGGTATTGCAGGCGACATTAGGTGATCGCTGCGGCGACCTCGTGGTGCTATCTGGTCCCAACCTCGCGCTGGAGCTGGCTCGCGAAATCCCCACGGCAACGGTGGTGGCATCTTCCTCACCGGAGGCAGCGAAGCAGGCACAGACGTTGTTCATGCATCCCTCTTTCCGCGTATATACCAATCGCGACGTGACGGGCGTGGAGCTGGGTGGCGCGCTGAAGAACGTGCTCGCCATCGGCGCAGGCATCAGCGACGGCATGGGTTTTGGTGATAACTCCAAAGCAGCGTTCGTCACGCGCGGGTTGGCGGAGATGGTGCGGCTGGGTGTGGCGCTAGGAGCAGAGGAACGTACCTTCATGGGGCTATCGGGCGTAGGTGACCTGTTCGCCACCGCATCCAGCCACTTGAGCCGAAACTGGCGGGTGGGGCATGGACTGGCACAGGGCAAACCACTGATGCAAATCCTGCAGGAGCTGAAGCAGGTTGCCGAAGGCGTACCCACCACCTTCGCGGTGTGCGGGCTGGCGCAGCGGCTGGGTATCGAGATGCCCATCGCGCAGACCATCCGCGCGGTGCTGGACGGGCGACTGAACCCCCGTGACGCCATCCGTGAGCTGATGCTACGCACCCCCAAAGAGGAATGGTGGAGCGGCAGGCAAGAGGAGAACGCCGCCGGTTGA
- a CDS encoding curli production assembly/transport component CsgG, whose translation MRGRIALILLALLLALGAWAQEPTRARKRIAVLSFDAPMEYRTAQLGNVIGDMLTTALVKMGLEVIERSQLEAILREQQLARSGIIDPATAVEMGKILGVDYILGGRITEFGIRDESQLGGVIAQFSVGVRVKRSTARVKADVRLIDVRTGRILMAETGEGRETRNDLTLVGAKLFDWLAGVDFGSREWAESQIGRATRKAVDDIVKKIAVYFPSEAEVIAVMSPDEFIIDRGRFQGVRVGDAYEVFRVSTVRNSKGQVVWTDTISLGIARVTDVQDERAKLRFTRRAKEGEEVKEGDIVRAMNSSKR comes from the coding sequence ATGCGGGGCAGGATAGCACTCATTCTGCTGGCACTGCTCCTGGCGCTGGGTGCGTGGGCGCAGGAGCCGACGCGTGCTCGCAAGCGTATTGCAGTACTGTCCTTTGACGCACCGATGGAGTACCGCACCGCACAGCTGGGCAACGTCATCGGCGATATGCTCACTACCGCACTGGTGAAGATGGGGCTGGAGGTCATCGAGCGCTCGCAGCTGGAGGCGATTCTGCGCGAGCAGCAGCTGGCACGTTCGGGCATTATTGACCCCGCTACCGCTGTGGAGATGGGCAAGATTCTGGGCGTGGACTACATTCTCGGCGGGCGCATCACCGAGTTTGGCATCCGTGACGAGAGCCAGCTGGGCGGAGTGATTGCGCAGTTCTCGGTCGGCGTGCGAGTCAAGCGCAGTACCGCTCGAGTGAAAGCGGATGTTCGCCTGATTGACGTGCGCACCGGGCGCATCCTGATGGCGGAAACAGGCGAGGGGCGCGAGACGCGCAACGACCTCACGCTGGTGGGCGCGAAGCTGTTCGACTGGCTGGCTGGCGTGGACTTTGGCAGTCGCGAGTGGGCGGAAAGCCAGATTGGGCGCGCCACACGCAAGGCAGTGGACGACATCGTAAAGAAAATCGCCGTCTACTTCCCCTCGGAGGCGGAGGTAATCGCGGTGATGTCGCCCGATGAGTTCATTATCGACCGCGGGCGGTTTCAGGGCGTGCGCGTGGGCGATGCCTACGAGGTGTTCCGCGTCTCCACCGTGCGCAACTCGAAAGGGCAGGTAGTGTGGACGGATACCATCTCGCTGGGTATCGCGAGGGTGACCGACGTGCAGGACGAACGGGCGAAACTGCGTTTCACCCGCCGCGCCAAAGAGGGGGAAGAGGTCAAAGAGGGCGATATCGTGCGGGCGATGAATAGCTCCAAACGCTGA
- a CDS encoding membrane protein: protein MFSAEALLIVALILLNAFFVVAEFALVRVRATRLEELVQQQNWRARIAKHAQEHIDAYLNTVQVGITLASIGLGWVAEPWAAKQLQPLLKLLGITSPRSVHLTAFLIGYLVITFLHVVIGEMVPKSIAIRCTEPAALWTAPPLNLFHRLLFPLTWLMTGCASLVLRLLRIPPASPEEAYSQEELRLLLASSRRSGALKDTEAELMEHVFSFGDKRAKDIMVPRVDMVYLSTTWPIEENLRIAEQYGFTRFPLCEGDPDKVIGIVHVKDLYRAHQHGIDSLKHIARDCLIVPESKPIDELLREFQKQKMHMAIVVDEYGGTSGLVTIEDVIEEIVGEIYDEFEPVQPRIQKLGDDRYLVEANVELDELAKQLGVEVSAEDGAFETVAGYVMGKLTSIPRVGDRVPFGDYEVQVVEMRGRRVHRVYVQPASIPPQTPSVGSSR, encoded by the coding sequence ATGTTCTCTGCGGAAGCGCTGCTTATTGTCGCGTTAATTCTGCTTAATGCCTTCTTTGTGGTTGCGGAGTTCGCACTGGTACGCGTGCGAGCCACGAGGCTGGAGGAGCTGGTACAGCAGCAGAACTGGCGCGCCCGCATCGCTAAGCACGCACAGGAACACATCGACGCCTACCTCAACACGGTGCAGGTAGGCATTACCCTTGCCAGCATCGGACTGGGATGGGTAGCGGAACCCTGGGCAGCCAAGCAGTTACAACCTTTGTTGAAACTACTGGGCATCACTTCGCCCCGCAGTGTACACCTAACCGCCTTCCTCATCGGATACCTCGTTATCACCTTCCTGCATGTGGTAATCGGTGAAATGGTGCCTAAAAGCATCGCCATCCGCTGTACAGAGCCTGCCGCGCTGTGGACAGCTCCTCCGCTCAACCTGTTTCACCGACTGCTGTTTCCTCTCACCTGGTTGATGACGGGTTGCGCGTCGCTGGTGCTGCGGCTGCTGCGCATCCCGCCCGCCTCTCCTGAGGAAGCGTATTCTCAAGAGGAGTTGCGTCTCCTGCTTGCCTCTTCGCGACGCTCAGGCGCATTGAAAGACACCGAGGCGGAGCTGATGGAGCATGTCTTCTCGTTCGGCGATAAGCGAGCGAAAGACATCATGGTTCCCCGTGTGGACATGGTGTATCTGTCTACGACGTGGCCGATAGAGGAGAACCTGCGCATTGCTGAACAGTACGGCTTCACGCGCTTCCCCCTTTGCGAAGGTGACCCCGACAAGGTGATAGGTATCGTGCACGTCAAAGACCTGTATCGCGCCCACCAGCACGGCATCGACTCGCTGAAACACATCGCCCGCGACTGTCTGATCGTGCCCGAAAGCAAACCCATAGACGAACTGCTGCGCGAGTTCCAGAAGCAAAAGATGCACATGGCAATCGTGGTGGACGAGTACGGCGGTACCTCCGGGCTGGTAACTATCGAAGATGTGATTGAGGAGATAGTGGGCGAGATTTACGACGAGTTTGAACCGGTGCAGCCACGTATCCAGAAGCTCGGCGACGACCGTTATCTGGTGGAAGCCAATGTGGAACTGGACGAGCTGGCGAAACAACTGGGGGTGGAGGTCTCGGCAGAGGACGGCGCGTTCGAGACCGTGGCTGGCTACGTGATGGGCAAGCTCACCTCTATCCCGCGCGTGGGCGATCGTGTGCCCTTCGGCGATTACGAGGTACAGGTG